A single Glycine soja cultivar W05 chromosome 14, ASM419377v2, whole genome shotgun sequence DNA region contains:
- the LOC114383324 gene encoding uncharacterized protein LOC114383324: MENGENILDAIFQDENLEDDVEMIDVEEGELVELNDSQNGVVEADNKKPHSKKRRRRGNKRNKKKNSGTTGAIDIDRFVINTCRRLKEKKSYMVYTAVACLGVCALSDLINEVEAIQACGGQMTVDGRRFRTGGGVLWSIIKVREPNAYKEIIKKAKEFEKQFRQPNVKQPPVQKKEDSFQGDDTSTFASGHQGTVSDKSFSALQMQDRQHKPSGSEEKRNSVHDRLRIHVSYDDDLLGLSADNDTA; the protein is encoded by the exons ATGGAGAATGGGGAGAACATTCTCGATGCCATCTTCCAAGACGAAAACTTGGAGGACGATGTTGAGATGATTGACGTTGAAGAAGGGGAATTGGTTGAGCTGAACGATTCCCAAAACGGCGTCGTAGAGGCGGATAACAAAAAACCGCACAGTAAGAAGCGCAGGCGCAGAGGTAACaagagaaataagaagaagaattcaGGAACAACCGGTGCCATTGACATTGACAG GTTTGTGATAAATACATGTCGGCGTCTGAAAGAGAAAAAGTCATACATGGTGTATACAGCTGTTGCTTGCCTTGGAGTTTGTGCATTGAGTGATCTCATCAATGAG GTGGAGGCTATACAGGCTTGTGGAGGCCAGATGACTGTTGATGGTAGGCGATTTCGAACAGGGGGTGGTGTATTGTGGAGTATCATTAAGGTTCGCGAACCAAATGCTTACAAAGAGATAATAAAGAAAGCAAAGGAGTTTGAG AAGCAATTCAGGCAGCCAAATGTGAAGCAGCCACCTGTGCAAAAGAAAGAGGATTCTTTTCAAGGGGATGACACCTCTACATTTGCTAGCGGTCATCAGGGCACTGTTTCTGACAAATCCTTTTCTGCATTGCAAATGCAAGATCGACAACATAAACCATCAGGTTCTGAAGAGAAACGTAACTCTGTTCATGACAGATTAAGGATACATGTTTCTTATGATGATGATCTGCTTGGATTAAGTGCAGATAATGACACAGCCTGA